One Streptomyces sp. NBC_01237 genomic region harbors:
- a CDS encoding acyl-CoA carboxylase subunit beta, with the protein MSEPQSDIHTTAGKIADLQRRIDEATHAGSARAVEKQHAKGKLTARERVDLLLDEGSFVELDEFARHRSTNFGIEKNRPYGDGVVTGYGTVDGRPVCVYSQDFTIFGGSLGEVYGEKIVKVMDFALKTGCPVIGINDGGGARIQEGVAALGLFAEIFRRNVHASGVIPQISLIVGPCAGGAVYSPAITDFTVMVDQTSHMFITGPDVIKTVTGEDVGFEELGGARTHNTTSGVAHHMAGDEKDAIEYVKSLLSYLPSNNLSEAPAFPEEADLATTDEDRELDTLIPDSANQPYDMHTAIEHVLDDGEFLETQALFAPNIITGFGRVEGYPVGIVANQPMQFAGCLDINASEKAARFVRTCDAFNVPVLTFVDVPGFLPGVDQEYGGIIRRGAKLIYAYAEATVPLITVITRKAFGGAYDVMGSKHLGADINVAWPTAQIAVMGAQGAVNILHRRTIAAVTDPDEAEATRAGLIADYEDALLNPYVAAERGYVDAVIMPSDTRAHIVKGLRQLRTKRESLPPKKHGNIPL; encoded by the coding sequence ATGTCCGAGCCGCAGAGCGACATCCACACCACCGCGGGCAAGATCGCGGACCTGCAGCGCCGCATTGACGAAGCGACGCACGCCGGCTCCGCCCGCGCGGTCGAGAAGCAGCACGCCAAGGGCAAGTTGACCGCCCGCGAGCGGGTCGATCTCCTGCTCGACGAGGGTTCCTTCGTGGAGCTCGACGAGTTCGCCCGGCACCGCTCCACCAATTTCGGCATCGAGAAGAACCGGCCGTACGGAGACGGTGTCGTCACCGGCTACGGCACGGTCGACGGCCGCCCCGTCTGCGTGTACTCGCAGGATTTCACGATCTTCGGCGGCTCGCTCGGCGAGGTCTACGGCGAGAAGATCGTCAAGGTCATGGACTTCGCCCTGAAGACCGGCTGTCCGGTCATCGGCATCAACGACGGCGGTGGCGCCCGCATCCAGGAGGGGGTGGCCGCCCTCGGTCTGTTCGCCGAGATCTTCCGCCGCAATGTGCACGCCTCGGGTGTGATCCCGCAGATCTCGCTGATCGTCGGTCCGTGCGCGGGCGGGGCCGTCTACTCCCCCGCGATCACCGACTTCACGGTGATGGTCGACCAGACCTCCCACATGTTCATCACCGGACCCGACGTCATCAAGACGGTCACCGGTGAGGACGTCGGCTTCGAGGAGCTGGGCGGCGCCCGTACGCACAACACCACGTCCGGTGTGGCGCACCACATGGCGGGGGACGAGAAGGACGCGATCGAGTACGTCAAGTCCCTGCTCTCGTACCTCCCTTCGAACAACCTCTCCGAGGCGCCCGCTTTCCCGGAGGAGGCCGACCTGGCCACCACGGACGAGGACCGCGAGCTGGACACCCTCATCCCGGATTCGGCGAACCAGCCGTACGACATGCACACCGCCATCGAGCATGTGCTGGACGACGGCGAGTTCCTGGAGACCCAGGCCCTGTTCGCGCCGAACATCATCACCGGCTTCGGCCGCGTCGAGGGCTACCCGGTCGGCATCGTCGCCAACCAGCCGATGCAGTTCGCCGGTTGCCTGGACATCAACGCGAGCGAGAAGGCGGCCCGCTTCGTCCGTACCTGCGACGCGTTCAACGTGCCGGTGCTGACCTTCGTCGACGTGCCGGGCTTCCTGCCGGGCGTGGACCAGGAGTACGGCGGCATCATCCGCCGCGGTGCCAAGCTGATCTACGCGTACGCGGAGGCCACCGTCCCGCTGATCACGGTGATCACCCGCAAGGCGTTCGGCGGGGCCTACGACGTCATGGGCTCCAAGCACCTGGGCGCCGACATCAATGTCGCCTGGCCGACCGCGCAGATCGCGGTGATGGGCGCCCAGGGCGCGGTGAACATCCTGCACCGCCGCACCATCGCCGCGGTCACGGACCCCGACGAGGCGGAGGCCACCCGCGCCGGACTCATCGCCGACTACGAGGACGCCCTGCTGAACCCGTACGTGGCGGCCGAGCGCGGATACGTCGACGCGGTGATCATGCCGTCCGACACCCGGGCCCACAT
- a CDS encoding biotin--[acetyl-CoA-carboxylase] ligase has translation MTSPDAPHNRWSDLDRPPLNVAALRRGLLRPGGLWSSLDVVESTGSTNSDLAGRADDLAEGTVLVAEEQTAGRGRLDRAWTAPSRSGLFFSVFLTPREVPVERWGWLPLLAGVAAATGLARSAGVDLALKWPNDLLVTVPGDLGHPRPGETPAGAERKAGGILAERAGAGVVIGMGINVSLRAAELPAPTAGSLALAGAVSTDRETLLRAVLRSLEEWYGTWRAAGGDAAASGLQEAYAAGCATLDRTVRAQLPGDRSIVGEAVAIDGDGRLVLSTGGGLMEPVSAGDIVHLRGAEGGLT, from the coding sequence ATGACATCACCGGATGCGCCACACAACCGCTGGTCGGACCTGGACCGGCCGCCCCTGAACGTCGCCGCGCTGCGCCGCGGACTGCTGCGGCCCGGCGGGCTGTGGAGCTCACTGGACGTGGTGGAGTCGACCGGCTCGACCAACTCCGACCTCGCCGGGCGCGCCGATGACCTGGCCGAGGGCACGGTCCTGGTCGCCGAGGAGCAGACCGCGGGGCGCGGGCGTCTGGACCGGGCCTGGACGGCGCCGTCGCGCTCGGGGCTGTTCTTCTCCGTCTTTCTGACGCCGCGTGAGGTGCCCGTGGAGCGCTGGGGCTGGCTGCCGCTGCTGGCCGGGGTCGCCGCCGCGACCGGGCTCGCCAGGTCCGCGGGTGTCGACCTGGCACTGAAATGGCCCAACGACCTCCTGGTCACCGTCCCCGGGGACCTCGGCCACCCCCGGCCCGGGGAGACACCGGCGGGCGCGGAACGCAAGGCGGGCGGCATCCTCGCCGAGCGCGCCGGGGCCGGTGTCGTCATCGGCATGGGCATCAACGTCTCGCTCCGCGCGGCGGAACTGCCCGCCCCGACCGCGGGCTCGCTGGCGCTGGCCGGCGCGGTCTCCACGGACCGGGAGACGCTGCTGCGGGCCGTCCTGCGGTCGCTGGAGGAGTGGTACGGGACATGGCGCGCGGCGGGCGGGGACGCCGCGGCGAGCGGACTCCAGGAGGCGTACGCGGCGGGCTGCGCGACCCTGGACCGGACCGTACGGGCCCAGCTGCCCGGCGACCGGTCGATCGTCGGCGAGGCCGTCGCGATCGACGGCGACGGCCGCCTCGTGCTGTCCACCGGCGGGGGACTCATGGAACCGGTGTCCGCGGGCGACATCGTGCACCTGCGGGGCGCGGAGGGCGGTCTGACCTGA
- a CDS encoding adenylate/guanylate cyclase domain-containing protein, with protein sequence MTVDDTTSGEGAEPPSEPSVHATPHHEVDHTVEPTDDPLAIRLEQLILGADRRYTPFQAARTAGVSMDLASRFWRAMGFADIGQARALTEADVLALRRLAGLVEAGLLSEPMAIQVARSTGQTTARLAEWQIDSFLEGLTEPPEPGMTRTEVTYPLIELLLPELEEFLVYVWRRQLAAATGRVVQAADDDEMVDRRLAVGFADLVGFTRLTRRLEEEELGELVEAFETTSADLVAAHGGRLIKTLGDEVLFAADDAGTAAEIALRLIEAMAQDETMPALRVGIAFGTVTTRMGDVFGTTVNLASRLTSIAPKDAVLVDGAFAKELTRTGDAPASEAQAAEEVAAHAERARLAEKEGRVVEDAPPLPTYRFGLQPMWQRPVRGLGVVEPWLLARRGKTGS encoded by the coding sequence GTGACCGTCGACGACACGACCTCCGGCGAGGGCGCGGAGCCCCCTTCGGAACCCTCGGTCCACGCCACACCGCATCACGAGGTCGATCACACGGTGGAACCGACCGACGACCCCCTCGCGATCCGGCTCGAACAGCTGATCCTCGGGGCCGACCGCCGCTACACCCCCTTCCAGGCGGCCCGCACCGCCGGGGTCTCCATGGACCTGGCGTCCCGGTTCTGGCGGGCCATGGGCTTCGCCGACATCGGGCAGGCCAGGGCGCTCACCGAGGCCGATGTGCTGGCGCTGCGCCGGCTCGCCGGTCTGGTGGAGGCGGGGCTGCTGAGCGAGCCGATGGCGATCCAGGTGGCCCGGTCGACCGGGCAGACCACCGCCCGGCTGGCGGAGTGGCAGATCGATTCGTTCCTGGAGGGGCTGACCGAGCCGCCCGAGCCGGGGATGACCCGTACCGAGGTCACGTATCCGCTGATCGAGCTGCTGCTGCCGGAGCTGGAGGAGTTCCTGGTCTATGTGTGGCGGCGTCAGCTCGCCGCGGCCACCGGCCGGGTCGTGCAGGCGGCCGACGACGACGAGATGGTCGACCGGCGGCTCGCCGTCGGCTTCGCCGACCTGGTGGGCTTCACCCGGCTGACCCGGCGGCTGGAGGAGGAGGAGCTCGGCGAACTCGTCGAGGCGTTCGAGACCACCTCCGCCGACCTGGTCGCGGCCCACGGCGGGCGGCTCATCAAGACCCTGGGCGACGAGGTGCTGTTCGCCGCCGACGACGCGGGCACGGCGGCCGAGATAGCGCTGCGGCTGATCGAGGCCATGGCGCAGGACGAGACGATGCCGGCGCTGCGGGTCGGCATCGCGTTCGGCACGGTCACCACCCGGATGGGCGATGTCTTCGGTACGACGGTGAACCTGGCCAGCCGGCTCACCTCGATAGCCCCGAAGGACGCCGTGCTGGTCGACGGGGCCTTCGCCAAGGAGCTGACCCGCACCGGTGACGCGCCCGCGTCCGAGGCGCAGGCCGCCGAGGAGGTCGCGGCCCACGCCGAGCGGGCCCGGCTCGCCGAGAAGGAGGGCCGGGTGGTCGAGGACGCCCCGCCCCTGCCCACGTACCGCTTCGGACTCCAGCCGATGTGGCAGCGCCCGGTGCGCGGACTCGGGGTCGTGGAGCCCTGGCTGCTGGCCCGGCGGGGCAAGACCGGGAGCTGA
- a CDS encoding enoyl-CoA hydratase/isomerase family protein produces the protein MTVTSEQRFGEFVVVRRHEGQEHVAELVLDRPRAMNAVSTEMARSLGAACEALGADRDVRVTVLTSSHDRAFCVGADLKERNSFTDAELMRQRPTARAAYTGVLELPMPTIAAVHGFALGGGFELALACDLIVADGTAVVGLPEVSVGVIPGGGGTQLLPRRVGAARAAELVFTARRVEAAEARELGLVDELVDAGRDREEALALGGRIAANSPVGLRAAKRALRLGHGLDLRTGLEVEDSAWRSVAFSGDRVEGVAAFNEKRRPNWPGE, from the coding sequence ATGACCGTCACGTCGGAGCAGCGGTTCGGGGAGTTCGTCGTCGTACGGCGGCACGAGGGCCAGGAGCACGTCGCCGAGCTGGTGCTCGACCGGCCCAGGGCCATGAACGCGGTGTCCACGGAGATGGCCCGCTCCCTCGGGGCCGCCTGCGAGGCGCTGGGCGCCGACCGGGATGTACGCGTCACCGTCCTCACCTCCAGTCATGACCGGGCCTTCTGTGTGGGCGCGGACCTCAAGGAGCGGAACTCCTTCACCGATGCCGAGCTGATGCGGCAGCGGCCCACCGCGCGGGCCGCGTACACCGGGGTGCTCGAACTGCCGATGCCGACGATCGCCGCCGTGCACGGCTTCGCGCTCGGCGGTGGCTTCGAACTCGCCCTGGCCTGCGATCTGATCGTGGCCGACGGCACCGCCGTGGTGGGCCTGCCCGAGGTGTCGGTCGGAGTGATCCCGGGCGGCGGCGGTACGCAGCTGCTGCCCCGCCGGGTCGGTGCGGCGCGCGCCGCGGAGCTGGTCTTCACCGCGCGCCGGGTGGAGGCGGCCGAGGCCCGCGAGCTGGGGCTGGTCGACGAACTGGTCGACGCGGGCCGGGACCGGGAGGAGGCGCTGGCGCTCGGCGGCCGGATCGCGGCCAACTCCCCGGTCGGGCTGCGCGCGGCCAAGCGGGCGCTGCGGCTGGGACACGGGCTGGATCTGCGGACGGGTCTGGAGGTCGAGGACTCGGCCTGGCGGTCGGTGGCCTTCTCCGGGGACCGGGTGGAGGGGGTGGCCGCCTTCAACGAGAAGCGCCGCCCGAACTGGCCCGGGGAGTGA
- a CDS encoding GGDEF domain-containing protein: MGGDDARLRAVVSLAQTMAAAYTPRESWRAAALGACEALGGGFAALSVWERDRGRLRVLVNAGRRDEAEEEFPEREVYPVHQFPEITEFLHERWAGGGEPDAWVETADGLPGAGGPARGARPYCHQRVAALRRRGRGCCVVAPIVLHGRAWGELYVARQAGEPVFDRDDANFATVLAAVVAAGIAQTERLEEVRKLAFSDPLTGLANRRAVDIRLDEALERHRTEGAVVSLVVCDLNGLKAVNDTHGHAVGDRLLERFGSVLSLCGAMLPDALAARLGGDEFCLLVVGPGADDVVRVATELCERADVLELGDGVACGVASTGDPIGPVRSARRLFRLADAAQYRAKAARSVGPVVAGRDGEVIRLADSPPKAAHDRRRLRGQRP, translated from the coding sequence ATGGGTGGTGACGATGCGCGCCTGAGGGCCGTGGTTTCGCTGGCGCAGACGATGGCGGCTGCCTACACCCCGCGCGAATCGTGGCGGGCTGCGGCGTTGGGGGCCTGCGAGGCGCTGGGCGGCGGCTTCGCCGCGCTCTCCGTGTGGGAGCGCGACCGGGGCAGGCTGAGGGTGCTGGTGAACGCGGGGCGGCGCGACGAGGCGGAGGAGGAGTTCCCCGAGCGCGAGGTGTACCCGGTGCACCAGTTCCCGGAGATCACCGAGTTCCTGCACGAGCGGTGGGCGGGCGGCGGTGAGCCCGACGCGTGGGTGGAGACCGCCGACGGCCTGCCGGGCGCGGGCGGCCCGGCCCGCGGCGCCCGCCCGTACTGCCATCAGCGGGTCGCGGCCCTGCGGCGGCGCGGGCGCGGCTGCTGTGTGGTCGCGCCGATCGTGCTGCACGGGCGGGCCTGGGGCGAGCTGTATGTGGCGCGCCAGGCGGGGGAGCCGGTGTTCGACCGGGACGACGCGAACTTCGCGACCGTGCTGGCCGCCGTCGTCGCGGCCGGGATCGCCCAGACGGAGCGCCTGGAGGAGGTCCGCAAGCTCGCCTTCAGCGACCCGCTGACCGGGCTCGCCAACCGTCGCGCCGTCGACATCCGGCTCGACGAGGCGCTGGAGCGCCACCGCACGGAGGGTGCCGTCGTCAGCCTGGTGGTCTGCGATCTGAACGGCCTCAAGGCGGTCAACGACACGCATGGCCATGCCGTCGGCGATCGTCTGCTGGAACGTTTCGGCTCGGTGCTGTCCCTGTGCGGGGCGATGCTGCCGGACGCCCTCGCGGCCCGGCTCGGCGGCGATGAGTTCTGCCTGCTCGTCGTGGGGCCCGGCGCGGACGACGTGGTCCGGGTCGCCACGGAGCTGTGCGAGCGCGCGGATGTGCTCGAACTCGGCGACGGGGTGGCCTGCGGGGTCGCGTCGACCGGTGACCCGATCGGTCCGGTGCGCTCGGCCCGCCGCCTGTTCCGGCTGGCGGACGCGGCGCAGTACCGGGCCAAGGCGGCACGCTCGGTGGGGCCGGTGGTGGCCGGGCGTGACGGCGAGGTGATCCGGCTGGCCGACTCGCCGCCGAAGGCCGCCCACGACCGGCGCAGGCTGCGCGGTCAGCGCCCCTGA
- the hutH gene encoding histidine ammonia-lyase, with protein sequence MDMHTVVVGTSGTTAEDVIAVARGGARVELSAAAVEALAAARRIVDALAAKPEPVYGVSTGFGALASRHISPELRAQLQRNIVRSHAAGMGPRVEREVVRALMFLRLKTVASGHTGVRPEVAQTMADVLNAGITPVVHEYGSLGCSGDLAPLSHCALTLMGEGDAEGPDGIVRPAGELLAAHGIAPVELREKEGLALLNGTDGMLGMLVMALADLKNLYTSADITAALSLEALLGTDKVLAPELHAIRPHPGQGASADNMLRVLAGSGLTGHHQDDAPRVQDAYSVRCAPQVNGAGRDTLAYAAVVAGRELASAVDNPVVLPDGRVESNGNFHGAPVAYVLDFLAIVAADLGSIAERRTDRLLDKNRSHGLPPFLADDPGVDSGLMIAQYTQAALVSEMKRLAVPASADSIPSSAMQEDHVSMGWSAARKLRTAVDNLARIVAVELYAATRAVELRAAGGLTPAPASQAAIAALRAAGVQGPGPDRYLSPDLAAADAFVREGKLVQAVEPVTGPLA encoded by the coding sequence ATGGATATGCATACAGTCGTGGTGGGGACGTCCGGTACCACCGCCGAGGACGTCATCGCCGTGGCCCGCGGGGGCGCCCGGGTCGAGCTCTCCGCAGCCGCCGTGGAAGCCCTGGCCGCCGCCCGCCGGATCGTGGACGCGCTCGCCGCGAAGCCCGAGCCGGTCTACGGCGTCTCCACCGGCTTCGGCGCCCTCGCCAGCCGCCACATCAGCCCCGAACTGCGCGCCCAGCTCCAGCGCAACATCGTCCGCTCGCACGCCGCGGGCATGGGCCCCCGCGTCGAGCGCGAGGTCGTCCGCGCCCTGATGTTCCTCCGGCTGAAGACGGTCGCCTCCGGCCACACCGGCGTACGCCCAGAGGTCGCGCAGACCATGGCCGACGTGCTCAACGCGGGCATCACACCCGTCGTGCACGAGTACGGCTCGCTCGGCTGCTCCGGCGACCTGGCCCCGCTCTCGCACTGCGCCCTGACACTGATGGGCGAGGGCGACGCGGAAGGCCCCGACGGCATCGTGCGCCCCGCGGGTGAACTGCTGGCCGCCCACGGCATCGCACCGGTCGAACTGCGCGAGAAGGAGGGCCTCGCCCTCCTCAACGGAACCGACGGCATGCTCGGCATGCTCGTCATGGCCCTCGCCGACCTGAAGAACCTCTACACCTCGGCCGACATCACCGCCGCCCTCTCGCTGGAGGCGCTGCTCGGCACCGACAAGGTCCTCGCCCCGGAACTGCACGCCATCCGCCCGCACCCGGGCCAGGGCGCCAGCGCCGACAACATGCTGCGGGTGCTGGCGGGTTCGGGCCTCACCGGTCACCATCAGGACGACGCGCCCCGCGTCCAGGACGCCTACTCCGTGCGCTGCGCCCCGCAGGTCAACGGCGCGGGCCGGGACACCCTCGCGTACGCGGCCGTGGTCGCCGGCCGTGAACTGGCCTCCGCCGTCGACAACCCGGTAGTGCTCCCCGACGGCCGGGTGGAGTCCAACGGCAACTTCCACGGCGCCCCCGTCGCGTACGTCCTCGACTTCCTCGCCATCGTCGCCGCCGACCTCGGCTCGATCGCCGAGCGCCGCACCGACCGGCTCCTGGACAAGAACCGTTCGCACGGGCTGCCGCCGTTCCTCGCCGACGACCCCGGGGTGGACTCGGGGCTGATGATCGCCCAGTACACCCAGGCGGCCCTGGTCAGTGAGATGAAGCGGCTCGCGGTCCCCGCGTCCGCCGACTCGATCCCGTCCTCCGCGATGCAGGAGGACCACGTCTCCATGGGCTGGTCGGCGGCGCGCAAGCTCCGTACGGCCGTCGACAACCTCGCCCGGATCGTCGCCGTCGAGCTGTACGCGGCGACCCGCGCCGTCGAGCTGCGCGCCGCCGGAGGTCTCACCCCGGCCCCCGCCTCGCAGGCCGCCATCGCCGCGCTGCGCGCCGCCGGGGTCCAGGGGCCCGGCCCGGACCGCTACCTCTCCCCGGACCTGGCCGCCGCCGACGCCTTCGTACGCGAGGGGAAGCTGGTGCAGGCCGTGGAACCGGTCACCGGGCCGCTGGCCTGA
- a CDS encoding L,D-transpeptidase, which yields MEKRVMTDSKRRRGLAAASVLLGGVLVLSACSDGDKDASADSSKTSQAQEVDKAAAEDASEAQIAIKPKNGATNASINNDAKVTVTKGKLTEVTMTTAAGDTVKGALSADGTSWEPAGQLERSTTYKINATAKDSKGREAHENSSFTTVSPANSFIGNFTPEDGSTVGVGMPVSINFNKAITDKKAVQDGITVTSSSGQQVAGHWFNSQRLDLRPEDYWQGGSTVTLKLALDGVEGADGVFGVQQKTVTFKIGRNQVSTVDAQTKTMTVTQDGKTIKTIPISAGSPDNPTYNGRMVISEKYKETRMNGATVGFTDDDGKGEYDIKDVPHAMRLSTSGTFIHGNYWGKGIFGTANTSHGCVGLADVKGAGDPGQPAAWFYNNSLIGDVVVVKNSPDKTITPDNGLNGWNMSWAEWTAGSAG from the coding sequence ATGGAGAAGCGTGTGATGACGGACAGCAAGCGGCGCAGGGGCCTCGCGGCCGCGTCCGTACTGCTCGGTGGCGTGCTGGTGCTTTCGGCCTGTAGCGACGGCGACAAGGACGCGAGCGCCGACAGCTCGAAGACGTCGCAGGCGCAGGAGGTGGACAAGGCGGCCGCCGAGGACGCCTCCGAGGCGCAGATAGCGATCAAGCCGAAGAACGGCGCCACCAACGCCAGCATCAACAACGACGCCAAGGTCACCGTCACCAAGGGCAAGCTGACCGAGGTCACCATGACCACCGCGGCCGGCGACACCGTCAAGGGCGCCCTGTCGGCCGACGGCACGAGCTGGGAGCCGGCCGGTCAGCTGGAGCGCTCCACCACGTACAAGATCAACGCGACGGCGAAGGACTCGAAGGGCCGCGAGGCGCACGAGAACAGCTCCTTCACCACCGTGTCGCCCGCCAACAGCTTCATCGGGAACTTCACCCCCGAGGACGGCTCCACCGTCGGCGTCGGCATGCCGGTCTCGATCAACTTCAACAAGGCGATCACGGACAAGAAGGCCGTCCAGGACGGCATCACCGTGACGTCGAGCAGCGGCCAGCAGGTCGCCGGCCACTGGTTCAACTCGCAGCGCCTGGACCTGCGCCCCGAGGACTACTGGCAGGGCGGCTCCACCGTCACGCTGAAGCTGGCGCTGGACGGTGTCGAGGGCGCGGACGGCGTCTTCGGCGTCCAGCAGAAGACCGTCACCTTCAAGATCGGCCGCAACCAGGTCTCGACCGTCGACGCCCAGACCAAGACCATGACGGTCACCCAGGACGGCAAGACGATCAAGACCATCCCGATCTCCGCCGGTTCGCCCGACAACCCGACGTACAACGGTCGGATGGTGATCTCCGAGAAGTACAAGGAGACCCGGATGAACGGTGCGACCGTCGGCTTCACCGACGACGACGGCAAGGGCGAGTACGACATCAAGGACGTCCCGCACGCCATGCGGCTGTCGACCTCGGGCACCTTCATCCACGGCAACTACTGGGGCAAGGGCATCTTCGGCACGGCCAACACCAGCCACGGCTGCGTGGGCCTCGCCGATGTGAAGGGCGCGGGCGACCCCGGCCAGCCCGCCGCCTGGTTCTACAACAACTCGCTCATCGGTGACGTGGTCGTCGTCAAGAACTCCCCGGACAAGACGATCACCCCGGACAACGGCCTCAACGGCTGGAACATGAGCTGGGCCGAGTGGACGGCGGGCTCCGCCGGCTGA
- a CDS encoding ABC transporter permease: MFFTYLRRELRRRRKAALVVASGLALGIALVIVVSSVSSGMTKAQDKVLRSLYGLGTDMTVTKAAAAPGSASERPRFEFDAKDSDDDTTQSTDRVMVQGFRTLAAGTVGEVGEQEGVADSVGGLSLVVMKVDGQFRRGEFKQSDGAGADREGRTGPGGGQGGGGMPQGEVRGGGASFDVNSFTVYGTDVTRRDLGPLTSSTITAGRTFKATETDADVAVVDASYAKEKKLAVDRTVKISGTTYRIVGISTADSGDAAANVYLPLKQAQTLADSKNKITTVYVKATGSQAIDSVKSTIQKNIPGTTVTTSADLADTVSGSLSTASDLASSVGKWLSVAVLVAAFLVAGLLTSAAVSRRVREFGTLKALGWKSGRVTRQVVGEALVNGLIGGVLGIAVGLGGAYLVTAVSPTLTAQLGATGGGGGGRMGGALVGGPGGQGAAKTLDIALTAPVSLTTIVTAVGLAVAGGLIAGAFGGWRASRLRPADALRRVE; the protein is encoded by the coding sequence ATGTTCTTCACCTACCTCCGGCGTGAGCTGCGCCGCCGCAGAAAGGCGGCGCTCGTCGTCGCCTCCGGGCTCGCCCTGGGCATTGCGCTGGTCATCGTCGTCAGCTCGGTCTCCTCCGGCATGACCAAGGCGCAGGACAAGGTCCTGCGGTCGCTGTACGGGCTCGGCACGGACATGACCGTGACCAAGGCCGCCGCCGCTCCGGGCTCGGCCTCCGAGCGCCCCCGGTTCGAGTTCGATGCCAAGGACAGCGACGACGACACGACCCAGAGCACCGACCGGGTGATGGTGCAGGGCTTCCGGACGCTCGCCGCCGGCACGGTCGGCGAGGTCGGCGAGCAGGAAGGGGTGGCGGACTCCGTCGGCGGGCTGAGCCTGGTCGTGATGAAGGTCGACGGACAGTTCAGGCGCGGTGAGTTCAAGCAGTCCGACGGAGCGGGAGCGGACCGGGAGGGCCGGACGGGTCCCGGCGGCGGCCAGGGCGGCGGCGGGATGCCGCAGGGCGAGGTCCGGGGCGGCGGCGCCTCCTTCGACGTCAACTCCTTCACCGTGTACGGCACCGATGTCACCCGGCGGGACCTCGGCCCGCTGACCTCCTCCACCATCACCGCGGGCCGCACCTTCAAGGCCACCGAGACCGACGCCGACGTCGCGGTCGTCGACGCCTCGTACGCCAAGGAGAAGAAGCTCGCGGTCGACAGGACCGTGAAGATATCCGGCACCACGTACAGGATCGTCGGGATCTCCACGGCCGACAGCGGTGACGCGGCGGCCAACGTCTACCTCCCGCTGAAGCAGGCGCAGACCCTCGCCGACTCCAAGAACAAGATCACCACGGTCTATGTCAAGGCCACCGGCTCGCAGGCGATCGACAGCGTCAAGTCCACCATCCAGAAGAACATCCCGGGCACCACCGTCACCACCTCCGCAGACCTCGCCGACACCGTCTCCGGCTCCCTGTCCACCGCCTCCGACCTGGCCTCCAGCGTCGGCAAGTGGCTCTCCGTCGCCGTACTCGTCGCCGCCTTCCTGGTGGCCGGACTGCTCACCTCCGCCGCCGTCAGCCGTCGCGTACGGGAGTTCGGCACGCTCAAGGCGCTCGGCTGGAAGAGCGGCCGGGTCACCCGCCAGGTCGTCGGCGAGGCCCTCGTCAACGGGCTCATCGGCGGCGTCCTCGGCATAGCCGTCGGGCTCGGCGGCGCCTACCTGGTGACCGCCGTCAGTCCCACCCTCACCGCGCAGCTCGGCGCCACCGGGGGCGGGGGCGGCGGCCGGATGGGCGGCGCGCTCGTCGGAGGACCCGGCGGCCAGGGCGCGGCCAAGACCCTCGACATCGCCCTGACCGCACCCGTCTCCCTCACCACCATCGTCACCGCCGTCGGGCTGGCCGTCGCGGGCGGACTGATCGCGGGCGCCTTCGGTGGCTGGCGCGCCTCGCGGCTGCGCCCGGCCGACGCCCTGCGCCGCGTCGAGTAG
- a CDS encoding ABC transporter ATP-binding protein, producing the protein MYQLSGVTKRYRRGKTTVDALAGVDLTIEDGGRLVIQGPTGGGKSTLLQMLGGLDRPTEGSVELDGVDLAKLPEARLTKVRAESIGFVFQSFNLIPTLTAQENVETALVPLGLGAKARRERAFEALESVGLGDRPAHLPGEMSGGQQQRVAIARALVKRPKVLLADEPTGNLDESMRDEIMELLDGLWKEHGLTFVMVTHDSSIARRAPRLATIRQGRVTVTENASA; encoded by the coding sequence GTGTACCAGCTCAGCGGCGTCACCAAGCGCTACCGGCGCGGCAAGACCACCGTCGACGCGCTCGCCGGTGTCGACCTGACCATCGAGGACGGTGGCAGGCTCGTCATCCAGGGGCCCACCGGCGGCGGGAAGTCCACCCTCCTCCAGATGCTCGGCGGTCTGGACCGGCCGACCGAGGGCTCCGTCGAACTCGACGGGGTCGACCTGGCGAAGCTCCCCGAGGCCAGGCTCACCAAGGTCCGGGCGGAGTCCATCGGCTTCGTCTTCCAGAGCTTCAACCTGATTCCCACCCTCACCGCCCAGGAGAACGTCGAGACCGCTCTCGTCCCGCTGGGCCTGGGGGCGAAGGCCCGCCGCGAACGGGCCTTCGAGGCCCTGGAGTCCGTGGGTCTCGGTGACCGGCCCGCCCATCTGCCGGGGGAGATGTCCGGCGGTCAGCAGCAGCGCGTCGCGATCGCGCGGGCGCTGGTGAAGCGGCCCAAGGTACTGCTCGCCGATGAACCCACCGGCAACCTCGACGAGTCCATGCGCGACGAGATCATGGAACTGCTCGACGGACTGTGGAAGGAGCACGGGCTGACCTTCGTGATGGTCACCCATGACAGCTCGATCGCCCGCAGAGCGCCCCGGCTCGCCACCATCCGCCAGGGCCGCGTCACCGTGACGGAGAACGCCTCGGCGTAA